The nucleotide window tatatttggAAAACAGGGAAACTCTCGTATAAGAGTTTGTATTAACATCTAATTGTGTCAACTATGTGCAGACTTGTTCTTCAGACCTGATACAGgtaaatttctataaaaaaatccttttttaatattgaagatatactcagtttatttttgacatatttttaagAGTAGTAATACAAACTGCGGGTGTTATAGACCCACAATTTCCATTTAATTTCCGCACTTTCAATAGTAATAGTTTGCATATAAAAATACGAAGGGGCGAACAGTAGGTACACTTAGTTAATGGAGTCACACAAGCATATCTAAATAGTATCATAGAACGTTAAGTTTCGCGTAATAATGcaaataataagtttttgtttcattGAAACAGGGTAAGAAATCCCAAAGTTACCGAGCTCTGTAGTTTTATACgctttttagatttttatttccACTTGCGACTTGGGGCTAAGCCTGAAACTTAATTTTTAGGCCGTCTGAAAGCGTGTTTcaacattttaactattttcgTGGTGTTTCCACAAGGTTAGGTACACATTACCACGATACAGTGTTTCAGTAGTTCATAGCTATATCCCAGTTACTTTTAATgtaagaaaagaaataaaaacatatttctctTCTATACTTTTAGATATGGTGTTAATAAAAACGTTTGTGTGACTCGATTAATAGATGTTATGTCTTCTGATCCGTCCCCAGGACGAAATCGTGCTacgatttttataatttttaagtacaCAGTATATTGATACCTCTTAAGTTTAGTGAGTCAAcagaaaatatagtaaatttacAGGAGAGCGAATTTAAGGCgaatttttcgtatttttatgaaaacaaaactaatttgaaattaattgaatatttttttgtaagcgcttcttttggtataaaatgattttgatgattttttattattctggtAATCATGGTTCATTATgtacgtttttataaaaataataaactaactaaattGTTATATGACTCTGCATACTTAGGAGGTATCGAtaacttaacatatttttcaaataatcaatatttacaaaaaaaatacactttattaaaaaaaaaaattcagaaaaaaattCTTTGTAAATGCGAAGTCAACATTTTTAAGGTGAGCCTGATTTCTTCGTCTATCATGATATGAGCGTAATCAATTCTACGCTGTTCAACAAACTCTAAAAGTGTAAATCAAATCATGTCAACCGCTTTGTTGAATCAACTTCAACGTATATACAATCaagtattatataatacaatattatattagttcAGCATTATCTACAAAGcttattagattataattatagtaatacAATACTAAAACTCGAAGCTGTCTGCTTCATCACCCTTATTTACAAGAATACCGCATATGGAGCTGGCTGGAAACGTTATCAAAACCAATAACttcgtaataatatatatactatGTTGTTGTTTCGCTTGTAGTGTCTAACTGTCCCGAACTTCATATCATGTATGAACATTATgacatacaatacaatatacagcctacgaccacggcgagtgcaaacTGCGCCGAAaagttaggcattttaaggtaaaatgcgtgttcgcgtgaATTCCCATATCCTAATATATATCAATTAATACTTTATCGACTTCAACTCGTACGACAAATACTGCGCATCAGGGCAATTGGGCTCGATGTACATAGTTTTAATACTATTAGCGAAACGCACTCGCTTAGCACGTGACATCCTTTTAGGTCTTGGCCGCCTGCAACACTTAGCCAGTAGCGCTACGAAacagttctttttatttttccgCCTCCTATAGGAGGGTGGGTTGTGCTAACATTGGTAACTCCTTGAAGCCTCTGCGTCCTGCCTGGTGATATTGAAGGCTTCAGTCTTCACAAAGTCCACCGTCTTGTAGGCGGAGTCCGCGTCGGACTCAACCCCGGAAGATGCCCGACTCTGATTGAGCTCAGTCTTACGCGTCCCATCCGATgtctgtaataaatatttttattatatatagcATATTTTATGCAAGATATAACCACATCATTTAAAAAAGTCATGGCATGTTTCAAAAACTATATAAACTTACCTTGGGCGTGGTCGCATTTGGCAGATCTAAGTCCAAATATTGGAGCACATCTGATCGGGTCTCCTCCGtctgtaaatataaacattagtTATTGCAGGCCCTTGATGTTTCATATACTTATAAACACATTATGTATAGGAATATGATACCAACCTTACGGGGTTCTATTGTTACCACGCAAACTTCCTAATTTGTAAGCATGGAtggaaaaagtaataattataaacattgaacTAAAGGTATAAATTACTCATCTACTGCAAAATTTATATGTCATCAGTTTGGCGTTGTCACTCATGAAATGTTTAAGTATTCGCCCTTGTACAGACCTCTGTTTCACTTTGAAAGTcgattataaaaacaattcaaatgaGATGTTTACCTGATAGTTGTTAATGTGGCCAATGCTACGGCTCGTGAAGCGGGGTTTCAGCGCTCTGTCCACCGCCGGCGGCATAGCAGGCAAATTGCAGTATTGTAAAGACTGCAACAATGTTACAGAATAATGCATGACCAATGATCTGTGGCTCGTGAAAAACTAAAGCTTTCCATGAAATGCAGATGTAGAACCAATCGCTATACTTTGCTATCGCTTCTTACTCGCAGCTGTAGCAATATTATCAGAAGCACGGCATCGGCTTAAACAATTACGATATCCATACGATATGCTAATGCCACGTTAAATCGTACTCAACTAAACATCAGGAAATTATTAGAAAGATGTGATTGTgttcatttaaaaagtacttgaGAAGTGAGAGTGTGATGTGTAGATGAGTAGAAGTGACGTCACGCAGCGTGTTTAGTGGATGTGATAGTTACCTGGTTGGCTGGCGACCGGTCGTCGTCGTCGTCATCATAGTCGTAGCGCGAGTTGTAGTTGGGGAAGGCGAACACGCGGCCCGGCGACGGAGGCTGCGCGCCATGAGACATGCGCCGCGGCACTCGCAACCATGGAGTTCCAGGACCGGTACAAGACTATACAAACAAATATCGCTATTATATTCTGCCGTCttctaactataatgccgttatctacatAAACAACGGCATTTTGTTTCGAGATATTCGCGAAAAGACGcgagaaaataaatatgcattGCTGTTTCCAGATGCtgctaaagatatttcaaatcgcagtttccagatagttacgaaacagcattgcatatttcttttctcgcCCCTTTTTATCGAATATCTCAAAACAtggtttttgtagataacggcattatagttagaggacggcagTATTGTGCTTTAATTGGAACAATTCGCATTTACCGTTGAATTTACCTTGTTTTTCTCTTCAGtataaatcttaatattttcCAAGAAAAGGTATAAATAAAGCTTCAATCACGGACAAGATGCGAATGACCCTACCCTTGGACTGCATGAATAAATCCTGAATAACCAATTCTGTTTTGAAGCCTATATGttgattacaattttaaatttgcgtCACAAGCAACTTAAGACGTCAATGCTTTGTTACCAGGTAATGAGTTATTCGTTGACCCCTCACATATCGACAGTATTTATGGCAAAACTGTTAACTACTAACCGATCCgtttatataaaatcatgttAAAAATTGTGATTGAATTGAGTATTCATAACAGACTAGTTcccaaaattataaattactagctgacccgcgcaacttggcttgcgtaagagagaatgagtcaaaattttcctcgtttttgttacatcttttactggtactctgcttctattagtcttagcgtgatggtatatagcctatagcctttctcgattaatgggctatctaacattgaaataattctcaaatcggaccagtagttcctgagattagcgcgttcaaacaaaaaactcttcagctttataatattagtatagatgagctACGTACCGTTATGCTTTCTGGTACTGTTTCAACAGGCTCCTGAATTCTGGGGCCCTGGAAAGCCTCTTTATCCCGCTGGATGTGATCTTTATGCCTAGCGAAGGTCTTCGGTGGGCGTGGAGGCACTGGTGGTCCtgtaacaattaaattatactcAAATATCACATTAAAAATGACCTAGTACTCAGTATATTTAATAGCATGTGCCATACCATCTTCAGAGGCCCCGTTGTTGTTAATTGTTAGCCTGTTAAAGGTCCTGTCCCATCCAGCTGAAACAAGTACAAGTGAACCATCAGTTTATTGGACTTATTTACACTATTCatataccctcttattcataaacacactataaacctattttagttaaaaaactactaaaatatgatttctctttttcatttcgcttaggtgtgaaagaaacaaaactataagcctttcataacttcatatatgtttatgaataagagggatgaTGTTTTACTAGGCTGTTCTCTTACGGAGGTTTATCTGGCTAGCATTGAGTGATTTGCAGTCGTCCTCGCTGAGGTTGGAATCGTTCTCCGATGCCTCTGGGTTGGTTATCTTAATTTGTGGCTGCGTCGTGTGCACGGACAGCTGGCCACGAGTCTCTGTGGCCTTATCACACGTAGGCTTTGGGACAGACGTCATTATATGACCAGGCTCGAAGGTGAAAGCCGTCTGTTGAGTCTGCAAATTCAAACTTTTATGTAAATGATAGTAcgcaaattatttattgtttagtgGTAAGAGCCAAGTCCTCCCAGAATTAGAGTAATATTTATCTGCGCATCAATGACTCCTGAAACTCGTGAtactaacccgcacttggctagcgtgctGAGACCCATGCCCATgcaagcagtgggacagtaatgggttaaaccAGACCTCTTAAcaattttagaataatatttcttccagaatttattttctaagtCTTTTATACAATTAGTTCACTTACTAGGGGCAGAGATTAAGACAAATCCCAAGAATACTGATTGCTACCAAAACCTATCCGAGAGTAATGacttttaaaaggaaaatcTTGAATCAAGTTTTTGATGACCTCTTACTATTAGCCTATCCAATTTCTAAACTAAACTTTGAGAAAAAAATGCTCGTGCGCAGATTTAGTTATGAAACAAACTTTAAGCAAAACCAAGATTTTCAGCTACCAACTAACAGTCAACAATGATAAGAAACTATAGCTACAGGAAAATATACTTATTCACGCTTCCTGAAGTTTATTTGCTAAATGCAGACTTGTAATTTATTCTTATGAATTCAAGACGCTATGAAAGACGCGTACAGAAGGCATAATCAGGGGTTATCTGATCACTCCTGAGTGTAAACTGCAACACTTCACAATGCTTACGATTGTAGCATATTCGTCAAATCATAGTTCACGATCTATACACATATTTGTTACAATTCATACATAGATCCAATCGGTTTCATCACCACTGGAAGTCACATGCGTGATCTCAAGTAATATTGTGACATCAAGCGCTAAATCCtttttgaatatcaaaatatttactaacgttgaaattttcattttctaaatagataaatagaaaGCAATAATTAACCTGTGAACGGACTCCGGTGACACATTCGGATATGGGAATGTATGGCCCAGTGCCATACTCGTACTGGGTCCCCACAGCAGTCCGGCTTATTTGATAGGAATCTGCAACAACAAAGTAATGTCGTGTCGAAtatcaaactatatttttaatatagttcaTGTGGCTTTATCGCGAAGTGTAACTATAGACTACGCTAGCAGATTATAAATCTATACCTCATTTCTTAGTGTTAGTTCTGCATTGAGCTCCATTGAATAGTGCTGAATAAATATGTCGCTAAAGCATATACGAATAGGGCACTGTACAGGTTTACAAAAGCTTAGCATTAAGTATAAAACGCCAGCTCACCAGTACATAAATTGGTCTGACTAATAACGATTTcccataaattaatattttattttaaatagacaCCCTGTGGATCAGGCTTTTTGCGTGCGGATCTAGGACACAAATCTTTATAGTGCTTTGAGCTAATGGCAAATAAAAAGTTTGCTAGCCCGCACTTACGGTGAAATACGGTCTAACTCCTCTAAATATAAGACAAGTAACTCAGCGACCATGTCCCCGCACAGTGGTCCTACTGCCGCTTACACTGGGTGTGGGGGTCGTCATGACTTTATATcgcacacggaacaaatatttgtgtgaaccAAATAACTTTTAAAGACAAACATTTATCAACTAGTTAAAAAACACTTTCTACTACAAAAAGTAACGaaaacataatcaaataaagagcgattttagaaaaatatgttttacttctCTAACCTAGCAAGTTACTTTCTTAGtatcaaagatatttaattattagaaaGAAAGTATCAAAGCCAGCACATATATgtctactttaaaaaaatcataacttgAAACAAAAATTACCCATGGCGTTAGTGTCTTCTGTGGCCCGGAGGCCACAGACTTTACAAATGGCATCGACCCACCGGTTCATCTCTAGCTCCGACTCCGCTTCTAGGTGATAAGTTCGGGACTGAGTCTGTATTGTGAAGACACATCCACGAAGTTTAGGGTCTAATCCGTTTCCGGCCCGCTCCATATGCAGCCCAGCGTCCACCTATAATGCAAGTGGGTTTTTCATTCGGCTTGATACTCCTTGCTGTATTAGTGTTAGAAAAGTTTATTGTACC belongs to Anticarsia gemmatalis isolate Benzon Research Colony breed Stoneville strain chromosome Z, ilAntGemm2 primary, whole genome shotgun sequence and includes:
- the dos gene encoding daughter of sevenless isoform X1; translation: MSRNIVFEGWLTKSPPSKRIWRTKWRRRWFALRQSGELPGQYFLDYYADRNCRRLKGTINLDLCEQVDAGLHMERAGNGLDPKLRGCVFTIQTQSRTYHLEAESELEMNRWVDAICKVCGLRATEDTNAMDSYQISRTAVGTQYEYGTGPYIPISECVTGVRSQTQQTAFTFEPGHIMTSVPKPTCDKATETRGQLSVHTTQPQIKITNPEASENDSNLSEDDCKSLNASQINLPGWDRTFNRLTINNNGASEDGPPVPPRPPKTFARHKDHIQRDKEAFQGPRIQEPVETVPESITSCTGPGTPWLRVPRRMSHGAQPPSPGRVFAFPNYNSRYDYDDDDDDRSPANQSLQYCNLPAMPPAVDRALKPRFTSRSIGHINNYQEVCVVTIEPRKTEETRSDVLQYLDLDLPNATTPKTSDGTRKTELNQSRASSGVESDADSAYKTVDFVKTEAFNITRQDAEASRSYQC
- the dos gene encoding daughter of sevenless isoform X2, which encodes MSRNIVFEGWLTKSPPSKRIWRTKWRRRWFALRQSGELPGQYFLDYYADRNCRRLKGTINLDLCEQVDAGLHMERAGNGLDPKLRGCVFTIQTQSRTYHLEAESELEMNRWVDAICKVCGLRATEDTNAMDSYQISRTAVGTQYEYGTGPYIPISECVTGVRSQTQQTAFTFEPGHIMTSVPKPTCDKATETRGQLSVHTTQPQIKITNPEASENDSNLSEDDCKSLNASQINLPGWDRTFNRLTINNNGASEDGPPVPPRPPKTFARHKDHIQRDKEAFQGPRIQEPVETVPESITSCTGPGTPWLRVPRRMSHGAQPPSPGRVFAFPNYNSRYDYDDDDDDRSPANQSLQYCNLPAMPPAVDRALKPRFTSRSIGHINNYQTEETRSDVLQYLDLDLPNATTPKTSDGTRKTELNQSRASSGVESDADSAYKTVDFVKTEAFNITRQDAEASRSYQC